The DNA region TCTTGCCCCGCCGGAACACCGGCAGCACCAGGAGAGGGCTCGGCCATGGCGTTGTCACGGGCAGTTCCCAATCTCGCCTTCCGCAGGCTCCGCGGACAGCGTTCGCCGGCGGAGTTCGCCGCGGCCGTCCGCCGGGCGGCACGGGAGATCGGCGAGCAGGTCGCGTGCGACGCCCGCTACATCGGCCGCGTCGAGGCGGGCGAGATCCGCTGCCCGAACTACGCGTACGAGCGGGTCTTCCTGCACATGTTCCCCGGACTGAGCCTTGCGGACCTGGGGTTCTCGGCGCGGGAGGCCGTTCGCGGCCGGCGGCCGGCCGCCGTGGCGGCCGGGGCACCGCCGCCCCTCGCCTTCACCACCCGGAACGATGAGGAGAGCGACGTGCTGCGTCGCGCATTCATGACCGGCGGCACCGCCACCCTGGCGACCGCCTCGCTGGGCCTCGGCGGCTCGGCCGCCGTGGCCATCCCGGCCCCCCGCTCGGTCCACCGCGTCGGCGACGCCGAGGTCCGCGCCGTAGAGGAAGCGGTTCGCCAGATCCGGCTGCTCGACGACCGGCACGGCGCCGAGGGGCTCTACCGGCGGGCCACCCAGCCGCTGCGCTCCGCGTACGCCCTGCTCGACGCGGGCGTCACCACCCGCCGCGCCACGGCCGACCGGCTGCACAACGGCGCCGGTGAACTCGCCATCTCGGTCGGCTGGCTCGCCCACGACTCGGGCCGGCTCGACGATGCCCGCTCGCACTACGCCGAGGCCCTGGCCACCGCCCGGATGGCCGGCGACTCCGCCCTGGAGGCGCACGCCTTCTGCAACGCGTCGTTCCTGGCGCGGGACTCGGGCCGCTACCGCGAGGCGGTACGGGCCGCCCAGGCCGGGCTGCGGGCCGCGACACCGCTCGCCTCCGACCGGCTGCTCGCGCTGCTCACCCTCCGGGAGGCCGGGGCCTGGGCCGGGCTCGGCGACCGCGGCGCCTGCTCGGCGGCGCTCGGGCGGGCGCACGCCCACTTCGGGCGGGGCCCCGGCGAGGGCGACCCGGAGTGGATGTCCTTCTTCGGCGAGCCGGAGCTGGAGGCGCAGGAGGCGCTGTGCTGGTCGCTGCTCGGCGACTGGTCGCGCGCCGCCCGCCACGCCCAGCGCGCCACGGTCCTGCAGGACCCGCACTTCGCCCGTAACCTCGCCCTCTACCGCACCCAGCTGGCCGGCAACCTGGCCCGCGCGGGCCGCCCCGACGAGGCGGCGGCGGAGATCCGGCGGGTGGAGGACTCCCTGGCGGGCGTCGAGTCGGCCCGTATCCGCAGCCTGCTGACGGAGACCCGCAAGGTCATCGCCGCGCACTGAGCCGAGCGCGGGCCGCGGCGCGTACCCAGCGGGCGCCCCGGCGCGCAAGCGGCCCGGGGTGAGGCCGCGCGCGGGCTCCGGCGCGCAAGCCGCGCACTGAGCCGCCACGGCGCCCCCCTGCCCCAGAGCTACTGCTCCAGGTGCCCGGTGTCGTTCCAGCGCTCGATCGCCGGGTCGCCGTAGGCCCAGCCGAGCACCGAGAGGCTGGTCGGGTCGAGGCGGATGCGGGCGGCGAAGGAGACGTCCTCGCCCAGCCAGCGCGCGCCGATGGAGCGCAGGATGTGGCCGTGCGCGAAGACGAGCACGTCGCGGTCGGCCGAGCGGGCCCACTCCACGACCCGGTCGGCGCGGGCCGACAGCTCGGCCATCGTCTCTCCGTCCGGCACGCCGTCGCGCCAGATGAACCAGCCCGGCTGCACCCGCTGGATCTCGGCCGGGGTCATCCCCTCGTACGCGCCGTAGTCCCACTCCATCAGCGCGTCCCAGTCCTCGGCGCGCTCGCCGAAACCGGCCAGGTCGCAGGTCTCGCGGGCCCGCACCAGCGGGCTGGTGCGCACCTCGACGCCGTCGAGGCCGGCCCACGGGCCGCGGGCGAGCCGCTCGCCGAGGAGCTTGGCGCCGCGCCGGCCCTCGTCGAGCAGGGGGATGTCGGTCCTGCCGGTGTGCCGGCCGAGCAGCGACCATTCGGTCTGGCCGTGCCGGGCGAGCAGGATGCGCGGTGCCATGGAGGCTCTCCAGATCTTCACGTGCGGATGCCCTCCCATCATCTCCCACCCGAATTCGCGGTGACCGCCGGGCAACCTCCCCGACACGGACCGCGTCCTCCCACGACCGGACGGGGGTACGGGTACGGACCGAGTGGGGGAACCGGGCATGCGCAGGCCACGCTGGTGGGCGGAGCTGATACTGATCGCCGCGGTGTACGCGGCCTACTCCGGCGGGCGACTGCTCGCCCGGGGCGACGCGGACTCGGCCGTGGGGCACGGGCTGGCGATCCTGCGGATCGAGGAGACCCTGGCGCTCGACTTCGAGCGCCCGCTGAACCGTCTGTTCACCGCGGTCCCGGCGCTCGGCGTGCCCGCCGACTTCGCGTACGCGTCCCTGCACTACCTGGTCACGCCCGCCGTCCTGATCTGGCTGTACCGCCGCCGCCCCGCCGCCTATCTGGCCGCCCGCACCTGGCTGATGCTCGCCACCCTCCTCGGCCTCGTCGGCTTCACGCTGCTGCCGACCTGCCCGCCGCGGCTGCTCGCCCCCGGGCACGGCTTCGTCGACACGATGGCGCACTTCAGCTCGTACGGCTGGTGGGGCGGGGAGGCCAGCGCGCCGCGCGGTCTCGGCTCGTTCACCAACCAGTACGCGGCGATGCCGAGTCTGCACGTCGGCTGGGCGCTGTGGTGCGGGGTGCTGCTGTGGCGGTACGGGCGGACGCCGCTGCTGAAGGTCCTGGGGGCGGCGTACCCGCTGCTGACCGTGCTCGTGGTGATGGGCACCGCCAACCACTACTTCCTGGACGCGGCGGCCGGGGCGGCGGTGATGGGGGCCGGGCTGCTGCTCACGCCGCTCGTACGCCGGGCCCTGGATCGACTCCAGGATCGGATCTTCGGGGGCGAATCGGAGCGAAACCACCCGCGTGTCAGTGGCGGATGGGAGACTTCCGCGGGTGAGCGCATCCCTGGGCAGCGGCCCGCACCGGCCGCCGCAGACGACACTCCGGCATCGGCTCGCTGAGCTGCGCGGACCGGCCGCCGTGCCGCGTCCGCTGGACGCGCGGGCGCTGGCCGCCCTGGCCGCGAACCCCGGCTGCCGGCGGCGGGCGATCCTCGACGGGGCGGGGGTCGACAAGACCGCGCTCGCCGCGAAGCTGGGCTCCCCGTCCGGTTTCGGCCAGTCGCAGTTCGCGATCGCCCGGGGCAACGCGTTCGAGGCGAAGGTGAAGGCGGACGGCGGGCGCGAGCTGCTCGGGCTGCTCGGCATCGCCGAGCCGGGCGAGGTCGACCTGCCGGAGCTGACGGCCGCAGGCCCGGAGGGCCGGGCGGCGCGGACCGCGCTGGCGCTGCGGGAGGCGACGGCGGCGGGCCGCTGGGCGCTGTTCGACCATCCGATGCTGGCCCTGGAGGTGGCCGGTTCGCCGGTCTATCTGGAGCCGGACGCGGTGGTGGTCCGGCCGGACGGGCGGTGGACGGTCGTGGAGATCAAGTCCTTCCCGATGATCGACGGTTCGGCGGACGCGGCGAAGGTGGGCGCGGCGGCCCGCCAGGCCGCGGTGTACGTGCTCGCCTTGGAGAAGGTCGCCGCGCTCACGGAGGGCGCGGCGGTGGCCCACCAGGTGCTGCTCGTCTGCCCCAAGGACTTCTCCAACCTGCCGACCGCCTCCGCCGTGGACGTCCGCAAGCAGCTCGCCGTCACCCGGCGCCAGCTCACCCGGCTGACCCGGATCGAGGAGATCGCGGACACCCTGCCGGAGGGCGTCACCTTCGATGTCGCCGAGTGCTCGGCGGAGCAGCTGGCCTCGGCGGTGGAGTGCGTGCCGCACGCCTACGCGCCGGAGTGCCTGGCCGCCTGCGAGCTGGCCTTCCACTGCCGTGAGCGGGCCCGCACAGCGGACGTGGTGACGGCGCTCGGCCGTTCGGTACGGGGCGAGCTGGGCGGCCTGACCACGATCGGCGCGGTCCTGGCGGCGGCGCGCGGCGAGGCGGGCGACCCGGACGACCCGGCGGTGGCGGCGCTGCGCCGGGCGCGGGCCCTGCGCGCGGAGGCGCTGGCGGCGGCTCCGGCCCGTATCCCGGCGGAGGTCGTCGAATGCGCCTGCTGACCGGCCTTCGGCCCGTCCCTGCCATCCCCGCCGAGACTGCCGAGACTGCCGAGGAGGCACCCGTATGTCGCTGATCGGCACCCTGGCCCGGATGGAGGCCGTGGAGGCGGGCCGGGCCCAGCCGCTGGCCACGGTGCGGCACCGGCATCTGTCCGAGCGTCCGCTGGTCCTCGTACCGCTGACGACCTCCGGTGAGGCCGGTGCGCCGCTCGGCGCGCTGGTGGGCACGGACCCGGAGGAGCCGCGGCTGCTCGTCGTGCCGCAGCCGCGCGACCGGGACCTGCGCTTCGCGTTCCTCGCCGAGCTGGCCGACGAGATCCTGCCGTACGTGGACTCGTACGCGGAGGTCGTGGAGGCGGCCGAGCGCTCCGAGACCGACCCGGAGACCGGCAAGAAGGTCAAGGTCGAGGTCGAACTGTGCGCGGACGCACCGCAGTTGGTGGTGCCGAGCCGGGCGGGCGTCGAGTACGTACGACTGCTCGGGCGGTCCATGCGGTTCCGGCGCACGGCCGAGCAGGACCCGGAGACGCCGTTCCCGGCGCCGCCGCGGGTGCCGCTGCTCGGGCGCTGGCTGACCCACTTCGGCGAGCGGGCCCGGGTGCCGGGCTCGTCGCTGCTCGTCGCGGCGACCGATCTGCTGAACCGGCACTGGGCGACCGGCCAGTCCTCCCTGGAGGACCAGCACCTGGGCGCGCTGCTCGCCTGGATCGCCCCTGACGACGGCGAGTCCGGGGCGGAGGCGGCGCTGCGCGCCGAGCTCGGGCGGGACGCGCAGGGGCAGTTGGTGTGCCCGCCGGCCGGTCCGGCGACCGACCCGGCCTTCGACAACAGGCTGCTCGCGCCCGCGATCGAGCGCTACGACCGGGCCCGGCAGGCGCTCGGCGCGGCCGAGGACGGCGGGGCGGCCGAGGACGGGCTCGCCGAACTCACCCGCGCCGAGCGGGAGATCCGCCGCCTCGTCCTCTCGCAGCTGAGGCCGACCTGGTACGCGGTGTGGCAGGCGCTCGACCTGCTGCGGGAACTCCCGGAGGGGGCCCGGGTGGCCGACCGCTGGACCCGCGACCGCTGGTCGTTCACCGGCCAGCGCGACCGGATCGCGGCGGGCGAGCCGCCGCAGCCGCGCCGGGACGACGCGGTGACCGCGGCCTCGAAGCTGGCGGCGCGCGAACAGGCGCAGGGCCAGCTGGAGGCGCAGGAGGCCCTGGACGACCCGCTGGTGATGGCGGGCCGGCGGCTCGCGGGCGAGGCGTTCGTCGCGGAGGTCACCGAGGTCACCATGGCCTGGACGGAGTCGAAGCGCCCGGCGCCCCGCCCGCTGCTCACCGTCCGCACCGACGACCGGCCGCACCTGGGCGAGGGCGTGAAGGCGTACCGCTCGCTCGACGGCAAGCCGCAGTCGGCCGAGTTCGTGCGCCACGAGCCGGACGGCGCCCTGGTGCTGCGACTCCTGGACAAGATGGGCCGCTCGAAGGATCCGGCGGAGGGCACCGTGCCGGAGAAGGGCGAGCGGATCGCCTGGACGCTGTTCGAGCACGACCAGCGGATGGGCGCGAAGCTGCCGGACCCGGAGGAGACGCCGTGGACGCACGGCGGCCCTCCGCGCACCGATGCCCTGGAACTCCCTGATGCCGTCACACCGGAGGACATCCTGTGAGCCCCGAGTCCCTGCCCTTCGACCCGTCCGCGGAGGCGACCCGGGCGACGGAGGCGATCCTGGCCGACACGCTGCGCGGCTCCGCCCGCGGCGTGGTCGTGGACTCTCCGCCGGGCGCCGGGAAATCGACGCTCGTGGTGCGGGCGGCGCTCGAACTGGCCGATGCCGGGCGCCCGTTGATGATCGTGGCGCAGACCAACGCGCAGGTGGACGACCTGGTGCTGCGGATCGCCGAGAAGCAGCCGGAGCTCGCGGTCGGCCGGCTGCACTCCAGCGACGCCGATCCGTACGACAAGGCGCTCGACGACCTGGAGCAGGTGCGGAAGTCGGCGAAGGCCGGGGACCTGGTGGGTCTGCCGGTGGTGGTGTCGACGGCCGCGAAGTGGGCGCACGTGAAGAACGTGGAGCCGTGGGCGCACGCGATCGTCGACGAGGCGTACCAGATGCGCTCGGACGCGCTGCTCGCCGTGGCGGGCCTGTTCGAGCGGGCGCTCTTCGTGGGCGACCCGGGGCAGCTGGACCCGTTCTCGGTGGTGGGCGCGGAGCAGTGGGCGGGCCTGTCGTACGACCCGTCGGCGTCGGCCGTCTCCACGCTCCTGGCGCACAACCCGGAGCTGCCGCAGCACCGGCTCCCGGTGTCCTGGCGGCTGCCGGCCTCGGCCGCGCCGCTGGTGTCGGATGCCTTCTACCCGTACACGCCCTTCCGCAGCGGCACCGGCCACGGCGACCGGCGTCTGTCCTTCGGCGTGCCCTCGGACGGCTCGGCCCCGGACCGGGTCCTCGACGAGGCCGCCGAGTCCGGCTGGGGCCTGCTCGAACTCCCCGCCCGCCACACCCCGCGCACCGATCCCGAGGCGGTCCACGCGGTCGCCCTCGTCGTGCGCCGCCTGCTCGACCGCGGCGGCGCCTCGGTCTCGGAGCGCTCCCCCGACCCGGCCCCCCTCACCCCGGACCGCGTCGCCGTCGGCACCGCCCACCGCGACCAGGCGGCGGCCGTCCGCGCGGCCCTCGCCGACCTCGGCGTCACGGGCGTCACCGTGGACACGGCGAACCGCCTCCAGGGCCGCGAGTACGACGTCACCGTCGTCCTCCACCCCCTCTCCGGCCGCCCCGACGCCACCGCCTTCCACCTGGAGACCGGCCGCCTCTGCGTCCTCGCCTCCCGCCACCGCCACGCCTGCATCGTCGTCTGCCGCGCCGGCGTCACCGCCCTCCTCGACGAACACCCCTCGACGGAACCGGTCCAGCTGGGCGTCACGGTGAAGTTCCCCGACGGGTGGGAGGCGAACCACGCGGTGCTCTCGCACCTGGCGGAGCACCGCGTGTCGTGGGCGCCGTGAGTCCGGACGCCGTGAGTCCGGGCCCGTGAGCGGCGGGCTTCGGCCCTCTTGCCAGGCGCGGGAGAATGGGAAGCGGCGGCCCGGGTGTCCGGGCCGTGTGTGTGCGAGGAGGAGAAGGACCATGGCGGAATCCGCGGAGCGGAGCGGGCAGCGGCGGGTCAGGCCGGCGCCGCTGGTCTTCGAGCCTGCCGAGGCGACCGCCGACCCGGAGCACTTCTTCGACCTGGAGTCCATCGAGGACCCGCGGGAGCTGCTGGCCCGGGCGACGGAGCTGACGCTCGCGTTCCGGGCGGCGACGGACCGGGCGATCGAGTACCAGGCGATCGCGGCGGCCCAGCTCGCGGACCCGCGCCGGTTCGACCGGCTGACGCCCGCCGACATCGCCGAGCGGGCGGCGTGGACCGAGGACTACGCGCGGAAGATGATCGAGTTCGGGCAGGGCCTGATCCGTACGGGCGGGCGCGAGACCGAGGACTGAGGGAACGGGGACCGGGACTGCGCCCGCGGTCTACCCCGGCAGCCCAGCGCGCTGGCATATGCCGGGGCGCAAGATACTCCTCCGCACCCCACCGTGTCCGGGTTTCCCGCAACCCGCTGAAACGGCTCCGTCACACCCGGTAGATGTTCTCGTATGACGACGTGGTTGAGCGACGAGACGACGGTCCTGTACGACATCTGCCGGCACCAGCCCGCGCGGGTCACCGAGGACGGCGCCGCCTGGCTCGCCTCCGCCACCTCGCGCCCGGGCCCCGCGCTCGCCCACTGGGAGCAGCGCCCCGCCTCCCCCGCCGTACTCCCCTGCGGCACGGTCTTCGACGTCGTCAACGTGGAGCCGACCTTCGGGCGCCGGATGCTGGACCGGCTGTGGGCCGAGGGCCCGGGCAGCGGCCCGGTCGCGGTCCACCGGGGCCGGATGCTGCTCTTCGCCGCCCCCGGCACCGCCCAGCGCTTACCGTCCCTGCTCGACTGGGAGGAGTGGGGCCAGGAGGTCCCCCGCCCGCTCTGCCACGGCACCGGCGACGCGGTCACCATCCCCCCGCTCACCCCGCACGACTCCTCGGGCCCCCGCTGGCTGGTCGCCCCCGACACCCGCAAGCCCTGGCTCCCCGGCCCCGAGGTCCTGCTGTGGGCCTGCGTGCGGGCCGTCCGGGCGGTTAGGGCGGCCGACGTGCGGGTATCGATTTTTGCTTCCGCCGACCAGGATGCTAATGTCTACGACGTCAGCAGGCGCCGCTAGCTCAGTTGGTTAGAGCAGCTGACTCTTAATCAGCGGGTCCGGGGTTCGAGTCCCTGGCGGCGCACAGACGGAAGAAGCCCCTCGCGGAAGCGGGGGGCTTCTTCGTGTGCACGGGGGATCGGTCGGCTCAGCCGACGGGCTGCGGGCCCGTGATGCGGATGGTCCAGACGCCCGAGGGGGTGCGTTCGGCGACGTCCACGCGGACGCCGGTGTCCGGGACCGTGAAGGACTCGCCCTCCTGGAGCGGGGCGTCCGCGAGCGGGGGGTAGACGGAGCGTTCCCAGCAGGCCTCGGTGCGGGGGTGGGTGTCGACGACCTCGACGGGACCGTCGCCGGAGGCGGCGCGGTTGCGGACGCGGTAGACGAGGACGCCCTCGGTGCAGGTGTCGGCGTCGTTGCCGGTGGCCGAGCGGGCCTCGATGGCCAGGACGCTGTCCTCGCCGGTGCGGACCACGGCGAGCCGGGTGCCGAGGGTGCCGCCGGCGACCGGGGCGGCGGCGACCGGTTCCAGGCCGATGACGTGGGTGCCGGGGCCGCGTACGCAGGCCACCTGGGCGCGGTCGAGCCAGCCCAGCTTCCACTTGTGCCAGGCGAAGAGGTCGGGCGCGAGGCCGAACTGGCTGCCCATGACGTCCCAGTCGCCGACGTGGGTGTCCCAGTCGCCCTTGCCGTCGGTGGGCCGGTGGTAGAGGTCGGGCAGGTCGAAGACGTGTCCGGTCTCGTGGGCGAGCACGTTGCGGTCCGGCGGGTGCCGCTCGAAGACGGTGACGACCCGCTTGATCTCGGTACCGTCGGCCTCCGGCGGGTGTTCCAGGTTGACCACCTTGGTGGCGTCGGAGTCCACGCCGGGCGCGTCCGGGTCGGCGACCAGATAGACGATGTCGTAGCGGGAGAAGTCCACGGCGGCGTCGGCCGCCCGGATCGCGTCGCGCAGATAGGCCCCGCGGTGCTCGGCGCTCCAGTCGCGCCGTATCGCGTACGCGGTGGATTTCTGCGGCATCCGGGCCCAGCCGGCCTGCGGGTGGACGCGCAGGCTGAAGCGTCCGTAGGAGGCGCGCTCGAAGAACTCGGCGGTGCCGGGGAAGTGGTCGGCGGTCAGCTCGGCGGGGGTGGTGAGCGGCGGGGAGTCGGGGAAGGACAGGAAGATCATGACGGCGTCGAGGGCGCGGGCGGGCCGGGGGTAGGCCCGGTTCCAGGTGTCGAGGCCGAGGGAGTGGTGCGCGGCGGTACGGGGCAGGGCGCACGGGCCCGCCGAGGGCGCGGCGACGGCCGGCCCGGCCACCAGACCGGTCGCGGCGAGCGCCGCGAGGGAGGTGAAGGCGGCCGCGCCGGCCCGCAGGCGGGAGCGCTCCACCGGCCCGCGCGCGCCACCGGACCCCCGGCCGAGCCCTCGCCCGGGCGCCCACTCGGACCCTCCTCCATACACTCCCCCAGCCCCCCGGCCGAGCCCTCCCCCGCCCGCTCCCCCGTGCGCGCCACCGGACCCTCGCCCGGGCACCCGCCCGGGTGGCTGCTGACCCCTCACGTGGACCTCCGGCTCCGGAAAGCTGACACCTCAACCACCTTGTGGCGGTTTGTGGTGTTTCGCACCTTTCCGCTGCCCCGGTCGGGTGAGCGGGACGCGCCCGGTCGACGCGACACGGGCAGGCATCAGCTCACGGAAAGTCACATTCGGTCAGGCCCTCATCGACCCGTGTCACACCCGCGCAGAAACGATCTGCCGCCACCCGGGGTGGTCAGCCTCACAGCCCGCACGGGGCCCGGGGCCCGTCCAGAAGCTGGAACGGCGCCCCAACCAGCCTCTATGATCGGCACACTTTCCCTGGGCCGACCATTCCGACCACATCTGTACGGGAGCGAGCGGTGAGCGGATCCCCCGAAGTACCGGTGCACCCGTCGGCGGAACCGGCGATCACAGAGTGTCACTCACCCGCACCCGATCCGGACGACGGTACGGAACTCCGCGACCCCCGAGACGACCTCCACGACCCCCGAGACGACCTCCGCGACCTCCGCGACCATCAGGCCGCCTTCCGCGCCGCCCGGCTCGCCATGGCCCTGGTCGACCGGGACGGCATCGTGCTCGCCGCCAACGACGCCCTCGGCTCCCTCCTCGGCGCCGACGCCGACGCCCTGCGCCGGCAGGCCGCCGCCGACCTCGTCGACCTCGCCGCCGACGGCCGCACCTGGCACGCCTACCGCGAGGTGCTCGGCGGCCGCCGCTCCCGCTTCCGCTGCACCCGCCGCCTCAAGCACCCCGACGGGCGCTCCCTGTGGGCCGAGGTCACCGTCGCCCCCGTGCCGGACAGCCCGCGCGTGCTGCTCTCGGTCGCGGACATCAGCGACCGGCGCGAGCTCCAGGCCCGGCTGCGCCACCTCCAGATGCACGACCCGGTCACCCGGCTGCCCAACCGCACCCTCTTCTTCGAGCGGCTCACCGCCGCCCTGGAGAGCGCCGCCACCGAGGGCCCGGCGGCCGGCGAGGCCCCCCGGGAGCACACGCACCGGACCCACGAGACCTACCAGTCCTACGAGTCGTACGGGCATGGCAGAACAGGGCGGATCGGCATCTGCTACCTGGACCTCGACGGGTTCAAGGCGGTCAACGACACCCTCGGGCACCGGGTCGGCGACCGGCTGCTCGCCGCCGTCGCGGGCCGGCTGACCGAGTGCGCCGACGGCTACGGCTACACCCGCAGCGGCGGCGGGCACCTGGTGGC from Streptomyces fradiae includes:
- a CDS encoding tetratricopeptide repeat protein, with amino-acid sequence MALSRAVPNLAFRRLRGQRSPAEFAAAVRRAAREIGEQVACDARYIGRVEAGEIRCPNYAYERVFLHMFPGLSLADLGFSAREAVRGRRPAAVAAGAPPPLAFTTRNDEESDVLRRAFMTGGTATLATASLGLGGSAAVAIPAPRSVHRVGDAEVRAVEEAVRQIRLLDDRHGAEGLYRRATQPLRSAYALLDAGVTTRRATADRLHNGAGELAISVGWLAHDSGRLDDARSHYAEALATARMAGDSALEAHAFCNASFLARDSGRYREAVRAAQAGLRAATPLASDRLLALLTLREAGAWAGLGDRGACSAALGRAHAHFGRGPGEGDPEWMSFFGEPELEAQEALCWSLLGDWSRAARHAQRATVLQDPHFARNLALYRTQLAGNLARAGRPDEAAAEIRRVEDSLAGVESARIRSLLTETRKVIAAH
- a CDS encoding histidine phosphatase family protein translates to MAPRILLARHGQTEWSLLGRHTGRTDIPLLDEGRRGAKLLGERLARGPWAGLDGVEVRTSPLVRARETCDLAGFGERAEDWDALMEWDYGAYEGMTPAEIQRVQPGWFIWRDGVPDGETMAELSARADRVVEWARSADRDVLVFAHGHILRSIGARWLGEDVSFAARIRLDPTSLSVLGWAYGDPAIERWNDTGHLEQ
- a CDS encoding phosphatase PAP2 family protein, which encodes MRRPRWWAELILIAAVYAAYSGGRLLARGDADSAVGHGLAILRIEETLALDFERPLNRLFTAVPALGVPADFAYASLHYLVTPAVLIWLYRRRPAAYLAARTWLMLATLLGLVGFTLLPTCPPRLLAPGHGFVDTMAHFSSYGWWGGEASAPRGLGSFTNQYAAMPSLHVGWALWCGVLLWRYGRTPLLKVLGAAYPLLTVLVVMGTANHYFLDAAAGAAVMGAGLLLTPLVRRALDRLQDRIFGGESERNHPRVSGGWETSAGERIPGQRPAPAAADDTPASAR
- a CDS encoding AAA family ATPase; protein product: MPFDPSAEATRATEAILADTLRGSARGVVVDSPPGAGKSTLVVRAALELADAGRPLMIVAQTNAQVDDLVLRIAEKQPELAVGRLHSSDADPYDKALDDLEQVRKSAKAGDLVGLPVVVSTAAKWAHVKNVEPWAHAIVDEAYQMRSDALLAVAGLFERALFVGDPGQLDPFSVVGAEQWAGLSYDPSASAVSTLLAHNPELPQHRLPVSWRLPASAAPLVSDAFYPYTPFRSGTGHGDRRLSFGVPSDGSAPDRVLDEAAESGWGLLELPARHTPRTDPEAVHAVALVVRRLLDRGGASVSERSPDPAPLTPDRVAVGTAHRDQAAAVRAALADLGVTGVTVDTANRLQGREYDVTVVLHPLSGRPDATAFHLETGRLCVLASRHRHACIVVCRAGVTALLDEHPSTEPVQLGVTVKFPDGWEANHAVLSHLAEHRVSWAP
- a CDS encoding bifunctional DNA primase/polymerase, which gives rise to MTTWLSDETTVLYDICRHQPARVTEDGAAWLASATSRPGPALAHWEQRPASPAVLPCGTVFDVVNVEPTFGRRMLDRLWAEGPGSGPVAVHRGRMLLFAAPGTAQRLPSLLDWEEWGQEVPRPLCHGTGDAVTIPPLTPHDSSGPRWLVAPDTRKPWLPGPEVLLWACVRAVRAVRAADVRVSIFASADQDANVYDVSRRR
- a CDS encoding M6 family metalloprotease domain-containing protein; this translates as MERSRLRAGAAAFTSLAALAATGLVAGPAVAAPSAGPCALPRTAAHHSLGLDTWNRAYPRPARALDAVMIFLSFPDSPPLTTPAELTADHFPGTAEFFERASYGRFSLRVHPQAGWARMPQKSTAYAIRRDWSAEHRGAYLRDAIRAADAAVDFSRYDIVYLVADPDAPGVDSDATKVVNLEHPPEADGTEIKRVVTVFERHPPDRNVLAHETGHVFDLPDLYHRPTDGKGDWDTHVGDWDVMGSQFGLAPDLFAWHKWKLGWLDRAQVACVRGPGTHVIGLEPVAAAPVAGGTLGTRLAVVRTGEDSVLAIEARSATGNDADTCTEGVLVYRVRNRAASGDGPVEVVDTHPRTEACWERSVYPPLADAPLQEGESFTVPDTGVRVDVAERTPSGVWTIRITGPQPVG